In Nocardia sp. NBC_00403, the DNA window GGCCAGGATCGGCGCCGCGCGGCTCACGCGCTCCCCGGCATCGGCGATCCCCGCTGTCACATCGACCAGATCCTCGTTGCCGAGCAGCGTGCCGCGCGGACGCGGATTCGGCCAGATGCCTTCCTGCACCGCGGCAACGGCGACCACATCCCACTCCCGCCCCGCGGACGCGTGCGCGCTGAGCAGCGCGACCGCTTCCCCCGGCGCGGTCAGCGAGGTCGTGTCGTGCGGGATCTCCTGTTGCAGTAGGTATTCGACGAATCCCTCGACGCTGGCACGCGGCAGCCGGTCGACATAGGCTGCGGCAGCGTCGAAGAGACCGACCACGGCATCGAGGTCCCGATCGGCCTGCATCCCGATCGCGCCACCGCGTTCGGACTGCGCGACCCAGCGCCGCTCCAGTCGCGACCCGGTCCACAGCGCCCACATCACGTCTTCGAGTCCGGCGCCTTTGCGCCGGGCCGTCCGAGCCCGATCCACCGCGTCGAGCACCCGGCGCAGCGGTGCGGCCTCCACATCGGTCAGCCGCTCGATGAGCTCGCGGTCGGCAATACCGACGAGCAGATCCCGCAGCACCTCCGCCGATGACCGATCCAGCAGGCCGCCACCGTCGTCATCCCCCGTGAACCCGGCGCCGGACTTCGATCCGTTCCGTTGCGACTCCAGCACGCTGCGTCGAATTCCACGCCGCAGCCTGCGCAGACTGATCTGATCGGCGCCACCGAGTGGCCCGCCGACCAGGTCGAGCGCATCCTCGTCGGAAAACATCGGCTCGGTTGTCGGCGGCGCACGACGCTTGGCCGGCTCGCTCGCGAGTACCGCTCGCAATGCGAGCAGCATCCAGGCCGCGCCGCGCCGTCGGGCCAGCGGCGCATCGAGCGCGGGCTGCTGCACCGGCACCCCGGCCGCCAGCAGCGCGCGCCGCAGCGGTGCCAGCGACAGCGGCACCGATCGCACGATCACCGCCATGCGCGACCACGGCACGCCCGCGGTGAGATGGGCGCGCCGCAAATAGTCGGCGATCAGCCCGGCTTCCTTCGCCGGAGTGGCCAGCACCCGGACCCGCACCGCGGTAGGGTCGTCTTCCGGTTCGGTCTTGTGTCTCGGCAGCGAAAACCGTTGTGGCGCACTGCCTGGCAACCTGGCCGCGATCCTGGCCACCGCCAACTCCACCTGACCGCCCGAGCGGTGGTTGTCCCGCAGGATGATTCGTTGCCCCTCCGGTGCGGCGAGGTCGGCGACGAACCGGGTGTCCGCGCCGCGGAAGGTGAAGATGCCCTGATCCGGGTCGCCCGCGACCACCGCGGTCTGCGCGGCGTTGCCGATCACCCGAATCAGCAGCGCGGCCTGCGGATCCAGATGCTGGGCGTCGTCGACAAGGAGGTATCGGATCCGAGAGCGTTCCGCGGCAAGCAGATTCGCGTCGCCGGCCAAGGCGTCGAGGGCGGCGCCGACGAGTTCGGCGGCATCCAGTGCGGGCGCGGTCGCCTCGGGCGCCTCCACCCCCACCGACCAGCGCAGCAGCATCGTCTGCTCGTACCGCACCGCGAACTTGCCCGCCGCCACCCACTCCGGCCGAGCATGCTCACGGCCGAGACGAACCAGGTCCTCCGGCCCGAACCCGCGCTCGGTGGCCCGCAGCATCAGGTCGCGCAACTGTTCGGCGAACCCACCGAGACTCAATGCGGGCTGCAACCGTTCGGGCCACAATCCGGTCGCCCCCGCCGCGATATCGATGAGGTCACCGCGCAGCATCTCGCGCAGCACGGCATCCTGCTCGGCACCGGTCAGCAAACGCGGCGGCGGGTTGCCGTGTGCGGTGGCGTGTCTGCGTAGCACCGAGAAAGCGTAGGAGTGCAGTGTGCGCACCAGCGGCTCGCGCGTCGCGCCGGGCACGCCCGGTTCGACGTCGGGCTCCGGACCGGTCAGCCGGGTCGTGATGGCATCGCGCAGTGCGCTCGCCGCTTGCTTCGAATGGGTCAGCACCAGCACCGATTCCGGATCGGCTCCCGCGGCGATCCGGTCGGCGGCCAGATCGATCAGCAGGGTGGTCTTGCCGGTGCCCGGCCCGCCGAGCACCTGCCACGGCCGCCATCCCGGGCGGATCGGGCCGAGCGCGGCCTGGGCGTCGAACAGCGCGCGAACATCGGCACCCCAGACCCGAGGCCGGGGTGCCGCCACGTTTCGGCGAACAAGTCGCACCGCGCTATCCGATCGCACCACGCGGGCTATTGCAACAGACGCGACTGACACACCACGAGGCGCTCCGGGTCGGCTCGGGCTGCGACGGGTTTCGATACACGTCAAAATGGATGCCGTGTCTGCTCTTCATGTCCACCGATTCGGGCCCGCCGACGGGCCGGTCGTCCTGGCCCTGCACGGCGTCGTCGGCCACGGCAAACGCTGGGAAGCCATCGCAACCGAGCACCTGCCCGATGTCCGAATAATCGCTCCTGACCTGCGTGGACACGGCCGCTCAACCGGGCTGCCGCCGTGGAATTTCGAGACCATCGTCGCCGATCTCGCCGGGGTCCTCGCCGCGGAAACCGACGAACCCGTTGTGGTGGTCGCGCACTCGTTCGGTGGCGCATGTGCGCTGCACCTCGCCGATAGCCATCCGGAATTGGTGCGCAAGTTGGTGTTGCTCGACTCGGCTATCGCCTTGGAACCGGAACTGCTCATGGACGTCGCGCTGTCGAGTCTGGCCTCGCCGGACTACGTGGACGTCGAGCATGCGCGGCGAGACAAGATGGCGACCGGCTGGAGCGAGGTCGACCCGCGCCTGCTGGATGCGGAACTGGCCGAGCATCTGATGCCGACCGCCGACGGCCGCGTCGGCTGGCGGATCAGCCTGCCCGCCGTCAACTCCTACTGGGGTCAGCTGGCCCGCCACTACGTTCTGCCGCCGCGCGATCTGCCGACGGTGCTCGTGCAGGCCATGAAGGTGGTGCCGCCGTTCGTGACACCGGAGTTCCGTGCCGCCCTGATCGAGCGGCTCGGCGACAATCTGACGCTGCTCGAATGGGACTGCGATCACATGGTGGCCCAGATCCGTCCCGCCGAGACGGCGGCGCTGATCCGATCGGCGCTCTGATCGCGATGGCCACCTCGGATGCCCAGGTCGAGCTGGTCCGCGCGCTGGTCGCGACGATCCCGCTCGGCCGGGTGGCCACCTACGGTGACATCGCCGCGGCGGCGGGGCTTTCCACGCCGCGCACGGTCGGCTGGATCATGCGCACCGATGCCGCTGATCTGCCATGGCATCGAGTCATCGGGGCGGGCGGCAAGCCGGCCGCGCATCTGGCCGAGCGGCAACTACAGCTGCTCGCCGAGGAAGGTGTCGCGATCCGTGACGGGCGAGTCGACCTGCGCGCAGCGCGTTTCTCCTTCCCCGGCGCACCGAACGGGTAGTGCCGCGCAATCCCGTCACGCCGCCCACGTTCGACGGTTACCGTGGAAGTCATGTCCACCCGCCTGGCGTCGGTCGTGTTCGACGCAGACCGGCCGCGGTTCGTCGCGAACTTCTGGGCCGAATTGCTCGGCTGGGGGGTGACCGTGGACCGCGTCGACGAAGTCGACGTCGCCGCGCCCGACCCCGACGGCCTCGAGCTGGCCCTGACCTTCCTCCCAGCGGCGTGTGCGAAGCGCGCGAAGAACCGCATCCACCTCGACCTCGCCAGTCGCTCTATCGACCACCAGCGCGTGCAGGTCGATCGGGCGCTTTCGCTCGGTGCGCGCCGCATCGACATCGGCCAGGGAGCCGCGCCGTGGATGGTGCTCGCCGATCCGGAGGGCAATGAATTCTGCGTGTTGGAGCCGAGGGAGGAGTACGTGGACACCGGTGCGGTCGCGGCGATTGTCATCGACACGCACGAACCGGTCCGGCTTGCCGAGTTCTGGTCCGCCGCGTCCGGCTGGCCGATGGAACATGCCGGTGCGCAGGTAGCCGGCCTGCGCTCGGCGACGGGGCTCGGTTCCTGGCTGGAGTTCGTGTGGACGCCCGACGTGAAGTGCGGACGCAATCGACTGCACCTGGATCTGTCCTCCTTCCCCACCGACGACCAGGCCGAGGAGGTGGCCAGGCTCCGGGCGGCGGGCGCGACCCAGATCTCGACCGGAGATATCGGTGGCGCGCCGGGGCAGGTACTCGCCGATCCGGAGACAAATGAGTTCTGCCTGCTCCGACCGGCCTCGAGCTACACGACGGTCTGATCCACCGCGCCCGCTTGGGCGGTTGTGCAGCGCCGACGAATTAGCATGTCGGCCATGTTGTTCCTCGCCCAAGGTTTCGGCTTGTGACGGCCGCCGACGCGATCATCCTCGCGGGCGGACGTGCCAGCCGCATGGGCGGCGTGGACAAACCCGCCATCATTATCGGCGGACGATCGATGCTCGATGCGGCGCTTGCCGCCGTCGCAGGCTGTGTGCGCACCGTCGTCGTCGGGCCGCAACGGCCGGAGTTGACTTCAGCGATCCGGCAAGTTCGGGAAGTCCCGCCGGGGTCGGGACCGGTGGCCGCGGTCGACGCGGGCTTGCGGGCGCTCGGCGCCGCCGCGTCGCCGCTGGTGGTGGTGCTCGCCGCGGACATGCCGTTCCTGACCGGGGCGGTAGTCGTCGAATTGATCAGGCACGCCACCGAATCCGGCGCCGACGCGGTGTTCGCCGCCGACGAGTCCGGGCGGCCGCAGTACCTCACCGGAGTGTGGCGGCGCTCGGCGCTCGCCGCAGCCCTCGCGAAGCTGGATTCGCTGGTCAATCAGCCGATGAAGGCGCTGGTTCCGACAGATACAGTGACCGTGGCGATGCCGGGGATCGCCGATTGCGACACCGACGAGCAGGTGCGGCGCGCGCGAGCGGCGGCACGGACGGTGGACGACGCGGCCGATACGAGCGCTGCGCCGCAGGCGAACCCGCCCGCTCCCGCCCGGGCGGCAGGGGCCGGACCGGTGGGGCCGACCTCGAGCTTCGCGGCGTCACGGCGGGAGCGCCCCGCACTGACTCTCGACGAGGCGCGAAACACGTTGCGCACCGATATCTCTCGACTGACCGCGTATCGGGCCGACCTGCGTTCGGTCCGCGGCGCGGCACTGGCCGCGCCGTTGTCGGCCGTCGGCCCGCTGCCACGCTTCGATGTGTCGGCGATGGACGGATACGCGGTCGCAGGTGACGGCCCCTGGCGCCTGCGCCGCGATATCGGTTTCGCGGGTGGACAGCGCCCTGTCGGATTGCTGACCGGAGAGGCGGTCCGCATCGCCACCGGCGCGCACGTGCCCGACGGCACCACCCACGTCGTGCGGGACGAGTTCGCGACGGTCGACGCGAACAACACCCTGCACCGGCTCCCCGACACTCCCTTGCGCGAGGACATCCGCCGCAGTGGCGAGGACCGCAGCCGCGGCGATCTGATCGCACCCGAAGGCACCCCGGTCAGCGCGACTCTGATCTCGGCGGCCGCCAGCGTGGAGGCGACCGAAGCACTGGTCCGCGGCCCGGTCCGGGCCCGCATCGTCATGACCGGTGACGAAATCCGCAGCCGGGGCCCGCTGCGCGTCGGCCAGACCCGCGACTCCATCGGTCCGGTGCTGCCGGACATGTTGTCCTGGTACGGCATTCACACCATCGCCCGCGTCCATCTGCGCGACACGCCCAATGGATTCGACGAAGTCCTCACCGCCGCAACCGATTGCGATGTCCTGGTGATCGTCGGCGCGACCGGAGGCGGCGCCGCCGACCAGCTGCGCGGCGCCCTGACCCGTGCGGGCGCCAGGATCCTGGTGCACCGCCTGCGCCTACGCCCCGGCGGCTCCACCGTCGTCGCGGAACTTCCCTCGGGCACCGCCGTCCTCGGTCTGCCCGGCAATCCCTTCGCCGCCGTCGCCATCTTGATGGCGCTGGCCCCCGCCCTCGTCGACGGCCGCATCGGCAGCCCACCGCGGCGCGCACTGACCGGCCCCCTGCACAACGCCTCCGAGATCGCGGGCCCGGTCCCCCG includes these proteins:
- a CDS encoding ATP-dependent helicase; this encodes MRSDSAVRLVRRNVAAPRPRVWGADVRALFDAQAALGPIRPGWRPWQVLGGPGTGKTTLLIDLAADRIAAGADPESVLVLTHSKQAASALRDAITTRLTGPEPDVEPGVPGATREPLVRTLHSYAFSVLRRHATAHGNPPPRLLTGAEQDAVLREMLRGDLIDIAAGATGLWPERLQPALSLGGFAEQLRDLMLRATERGFGPEDLVRLGREHARPEWVAAGKFAVRYEQTMLLRWSVGVEAPEATAPALDAAELVGAALDALAGDANLLAAERSRIRYLLVDDAQHLDPQAALLIRVIGNAAQTAVVAGDPDQGIFTFRGADTRFVADLAAPEGQRIILRDNHRSGGQVELAVARIAARLPGSAPQRFSLPRHKTEPEDDPTAVRVRVLATPAKEAGLIADYLRRAHLTAGVPWSRMAVIVRSVPLSLAPLRRALLAAGVPVQQPALDAPLARRRGAAWMLLALRAVLASEPAKRRAPPTTEPMFSDEDALDLVGGPLGGADQISLRRLRRGIRRSVLESQRNGSKSGAGFTGDDDGGGLLDRSSAEVLRDLLVGIADRELIERLTDVEAAPLRRVLDAVDRARTARRKGAGLEDVMWALWTGSRLERRWVAQSERGGAIGMQADRDLDAVVGLFDAAAAYVDRLPRASVEGFVEYLLQQEIPHDTTSLTAPGEAVALLSAHASAGREWDVVAVAAVQEGIWPNPRPRGTLLGNEDLVDVTAGIADAGERVSRAAPILAEERRLLLVACSRARQSLLVTAVESVSGDRDLVPSRFLAELLGHDDDGEPGALPVADPGRALVMHSLVAEMRGVVCDSEADPERRRRAAHQLARLASAGIRGTHPEDWYGTADLSSSRSLWDEDDTAVALSPSTVELLRTCPLRWALERHGGTDGDNPHAVKGNLVHTLVQALAGKVPEAQVRAALDKAWQAIDPGTGWHSRQELRRTEAMLETFMAWVRNTRGELTQAGVEVPVDCVLPARAEDERPVRIRGRVDRLERDALGRFVIVDVKTGKSPVTKQAAADHAQLATYQVAAAMGALDPTMGKSDDNPHESDGFDTETRGVTRESRSPAIESRRATTESWSLPEAAELGASERGGPVGMVGVVAGVPMSPADSGGPGVRGGVRGESGAVAGTADGPRIEAAGASGTSEVATNGTSSTTAEPGSAAGSHGEFVSESGGAVGVSGGAVGVSGGGVGEFGKAPGPAIGETNAPMGEPGGARLVYVAKPSSKEGATQRMQLPLDAEALEKWRGTIHDAAAATQGPSYLAMRNDGCRHCAVAGSCPVQDTGRQVTDE
- a CDS encoding alpha/beta hydrolase encodes the protein MDAVSALHVHRFGPADGPVVLALHGVVGHGKRWEAIATEHLPDVRIIAPDLRGHGRSTGLPPWNFETIVADLAGVLAAETDEPVVVVAHSFGGACALHLADSHPELVRKLVLLDSAIALEPELLMDVALSSLASPDYVDVEHARRDKMATGWSEVDPRLLDAELAEHLMPTADGRVGWRISLPAVNSYWGQLARHYVLPPRDLPTVLVQAMKVVPPFVTPEFRAALIERLGDNLTLLEWDCDHMVAQIRPAETAALIRSAL
- a CDS encoding MGMT family protein, which translates into the protein MATSDAQVELVRALVATIPLGRVATYGDIAAAAGLSTPRTVGWIMRTDAADLPWHRVIGAGGKPAAHLAERQLQLLAEEGVAIRDGRVDLRAARFSFPGAPNG
- a CDS encoding VOC family protein: MSTRLASVVFDADRPRFVANFWAELLGWGVTVDRVDEVDVAAPDPDGLELALTFLPAACAKRAKNRIHLDLASRSIDHQRVQVDRALSLGARRIDIGQGAAPWMVLADPEGNEFCVLEPREEYVDTGAVAAIVIDTHEPVRLAEFWSAASGWPMEHAGAQVAGLRSATGLGSWLEFVWTPDVKCGRNRLHLDLSSFPTDDQAEEVARLRAAGATQISTGDIGGAPGQVLADPETNEFCLLRPASSYTTV
- a CDS encoding NTP transferase domain-containing protein, whose amino-acid sequence is MTAADAIILAGGRASRMGGVDKPAIIIGGRSMLDAALAAVAGCVRTVVVGPQRPELTSAIRQVREVPPGSGPVAAVDAGLRALGAAASPLVVVLAADMPFLTGAVVVELIRHATESGADAVFAADESGRPQYLTGVWRRSALAAALAKLDSLVNQPMKALVPTDTVTVAMPGIADCDTDEQVRRARAAARTVDDAADTSAAPQANPPAPARAAGAGPVGPTSSFAASRRERPALTLDEARNTLRTDISRLTAYRADLRSVRGAALAAPLSAVGPLPRFDVSAMDGYAVAGDGPWRLRRDIGFAGGQRPVGLLTGEAVRIATGAHVPDGTTHVVRDEFATVDANNTLHRLPDTPLREDIRRSGEDRSRGDLIAPEGTPVSATLISAAASVEATEALVRGPVRARIVMTGDEIRSRGPLRVGQTRDSIGPVLPDMLSWYGIHTIARVHLRDTPNGFDEVLTAATDCDVLVIVGATGGGAADQLRGALTRAGARILVHRLRLRPGGSTVVAELPSGTAVLGLPGNPFAAVAILMALAPALVDGRIGSPPRRALTGPLHNASEIAGPVPRIVPARLDQDGGWRGDAHIRTTHLGGLIDRDGLVIVPTEATDGVQVEFLPLLS